Proteins encoded together in one Coffea arabica cultivar ET-39 chromosome 2c, Coffea Arabica ET-39 HiFi, whole genome shotgun sequence window:
- the LOC113726830 gene encoding cyclin-U2-2-like, with translation MALSSSISISPRKLRNDLYSHSYQEDSNIPLVISVLSSLIERTLARNERIAKKCTWTSTTLSKDVRTRVFDCHESPDMTIQSYLERIFRYTRAGPSVYVVAYVYIDRFCQLYSEFRISPRNVHRLLITTILVASKYVEDMNYRNSYFARVGGLTTKEINKLELEFLFLMGFKLHVNVSVFESYCCHLEREVSIGGGYQIERTIRCAEEIKSKQREQRGYSQIARVLL, from the exons ATGGCCCTGTCTTCATCAATATCCATATCACCAAGAAAGCTCAGAAATGATCTCTACTCACATTCGTATCAAGAAGATTCCAACATCCCATTGGTCATTTCCGTTCTTTCTTCTCTGATTGAAAGAACCCTGGCAAGAAACGAGAGAATTGCCAAGAAATGTACGTGGACCTCGACAACGTTGTCCAAAGATGTTAGAACCAGGGTTTTCGACTGCCACGAGTCGCCGGATATGACTATTCAGTCCTACCTGGAGAGAATTTTCAGGTACACCAGAGCTGGACCTTCGGTCTATGTTGTTGCATATGTGTATATCGATCGATTTTGCCAGTTATACTCCGAATTCCGAATCAGTCCCCGGAATGTACATAGGCTTCTTATCACAACTATTTTGGTCGCATCCAAATATGTGGAAGACAT GAATTATAGGAATTCTTATTTTGCACGAGTTGGGGGATTGACAACAAAGGAAATTAACAAATTGGAGCTGGAATTCTTGTTCTTGATGGGGTTCAAGTTGCACGTAAATGTAAGTGTTTTCGAGAGTTACTGCTGCCATTTGGAAAGAGAAGTGAGCATCGGAGGAGGGTATCAAATTGAGAGGACAATCCGATGTGCCGAAGAAATCAAGTCAAAGCAAAGAGAACAAAGAGGCTACAGTCAAATTGCTAGAGTTTTGTTATAG